The nucleotide sequence TAATTACAACTTTGAATTTTTAAAAGAAAAATTGATTAATGTAGAAAAGAATTTACAAAAGGATATATCTAATTTAGACATTAAGATTGATGCTGTAGAAAAGAATTTAAACACTAAAATAGACAATGTTGAAAAGAATTTAAATCTAAAAATAGATAATTTAGACTCTAAAATAGATGCTGTAGAAAAGAATTTAAACACTAAAATAGACAATGTTGAAAAGAATTTAAACCTAAAAATGGATGGCTTGAATATCAAAATAGACAATATAGAAAAGAGTTTAAATCAAAAACTTAGCATGGGTAACAGACTAGTACATTTTATGATAATAACAGCAGCAATTCTAGGGCCAATTTTGAATGCCCTATTTATGAAATATTTACAAGGTGGCAAATAATAATGTATTGTAAAATTTGATTTTTTAAAATGGTACATTATAATATTGATGAAGAGTATTATCAATTAACACTTAATTTTTGCTTTTTCATAAATTAGAACTTATTTGAATTTTTTAACAAGAGAATTTAAATAGGTTTTTTATTTTAACAAATACAAATTGATTTTAATTCTAAATTAGAATATATTCAATTATTGAAAAGCTTATTAAAATAATTTTAATAAGCAAATTTGATTAAACCCTAACTTTATTAAAATAATTTCTGTAAAAAGTTGTCAAAA is from Borreliella mayonii and encodes:
- the bdr gene encoding Bdr family repetitive protein, yielding MNSLTYRTYNIESIKNEFLKIGFSEEAIDFVFLHNDNYNFEFLKEKLINVEKNLQKDISNLDIKIDAVEKNLNTKIDNVEKNLNLKIDNLDSKIDAVEKNLNTKIDNVEKNLNLKMDGLNIKIDNIEKSLNQKLSMGNRLVHFMIITAAILGPILNALFMKYLQGGK